ACAATTCCGGTGTCCGCATCTGTCCGCCGACCTCGTAATGCAGTTCAACAGAACGCAGCAGAAAATCCGGATCTTCGGCTTCGACCAGCATCGGAATGATCGCATTCGCGGGAACTCGCAAATCTCGGATCGGGTCCAGCAGCCGTACAATTGGCGCCTGGTCAGGGCGCACCTTTACGGCATAGACGGTCGGCGAAGGATCTTTGCGACCGTCGCGGTCTTCGACTTCAATTCGATAAAACGTAGGCGACGTCCCGTCTTCCCGAAGATTCAGCGGGAAATGGCCGGTGATCATCGTGCCATCGACGTTCAACTTCACTTCTTCGGCTGGAATCGCAAACGTTGCATCATCGCTGAATTTCAGGATGGCTCTTTTGAGTGGGACATTGGATTCGGCCGTGAGGTCGATTTGCGAACCTTCCCAAACATCGATATTGCCATGCCGAACAGTGCGTTCAGGCAGTTCGGTGTAGGAAGGATATGCGTAGTGCAGTTCCGTCACACTCACACGCGGCGGTTGAGAAACCGTGATGTGAAAATCCTGTGACACTGCATCGCCGGCCGTCACGGTGTACGTCAGGTTTTGTTGAATGCCGCGGTCAGATTCGCCCACCATAAGGACTCGAAACCGTCCAGTATCGTCCGTGGGTTGCATCGCCATCTGCTGATCAACGTAGGTTTCGTCCTGCGTTGTGTACGTCACGAGTACCTCTTCGGGGATCCGGCCTCCGATGTCGGCAATGATCTCAAGCTGCCGGCCCGCATCGATCGTGGCGTCGCCTGGCGAAACTTTCAGAATACGACTCGTGGTTGCAACGGCCGCCTTTGACAGTGTCAGCGGGCGCAGCAGGTTCATCGATTTTGGACTGAACACCGCGTACAGGCACGTGACGAAGACCATCACAAACAAAGTGATTCCCAGTTGCATCAGCCAACGACGGTCGATCGCTTCGTCAATGTTGATTTGAGACAACCGCACGGCCGCTCGTTTTTCGATCGTTCGTTTGATCGATTCTGAAGACTTCATGCCTGCGGCGTTCAGGTCCACAACGCTAAGTAGGGCCCCGGCGAATTCGGAGTCTTCCTTGTCCAACATGCGAGCCGCGTACAGCGGATGAATCTCGCGAGTCCACGGGCGAATGACATACCGAAACACGATGTACGCGCAGGCGATCAATACCACTCCCAACATGATCGCTCGAGTTAGCGGCGCAAAGCCGCCGGTGACAACCCAGTGGTCGAAAAACGTGAAGACCAGCACGTAGCCAATTAACAGAACGCCCGCCAGCAGCAGCGCGGTGAGCAATTCGGTCCACTTGATGCGATTGCGCGCGACGCCGATCTGGTAGTCGATGAATTCATCGCAATCGGCATACGGACTGGATGGATCGGCAACCGTTGACATAAAAATTCCCTGTGGGGCTTACCTTCAACCTGATTCTCTGCAGAACAACCGAGGCCAGCCTGCCGCGAATGGGTAAAGTTTTGGCTGCCACTCGCCTTCATTCAGAAACGAGTATCCCGCCGATGTGTCTGACCTATTGTCTATAATTGGTGTGCTGCAGACAAATTATATCGTCACCCACAGATGGTGCAGACAAAAAGAACTCGGTTTCGAGCCATTGCGCGGCTCAAGCGACGACAAAACGCAGCGAAACAGAAAGCTACCAGACGGTCGGCACGTACGGCTGGCGATCGCTGTAATTCGTACAACCAACCCGGCGGCCGGTCGATTTGAAGGCGGTCGGTGAATAGACCGGGAATTGCTGCAGACCGGCCGGTTGGCGACCGAAGTCGAAGAAGATGGACTGTACCGGCACTTCCTGCCGGTTCGCTGCTACCTAAATCACCTTCTTAGGCAACCATGCATCCGGATCGCAAAATCGGTGTCGCGATGGGAATCCTACTTGTCGGCGTTGTTGCGGCTTTGTTTTTCCGCAACGAGCCGCTGCAGGACGATGGTGCGCTGACCGTACGCCGCGAACGCGAGCTTAACGATCGGCTGCGTGAACGAGATGTGGCCGTGTACCTCGATTCTGACGAACCAGCTCCGGAAGCCGCTGAAGACGATCCCAGTCTGCGGCTGGAGGAAATTCTGGCTCAAAATCCTGCCACCCGTTCAACGCCGGTGCCCGTGCTTCGTGACGGAATGGCTGTCGGAACAACGCCTGCTTCTACCCCGCCAGTGACCCAGCCACCTCTGCGTTTTGAACCTCCAACAGACACCATTCGCACGACCGACGATGGCGAATCAGAATCGGACGGCGACGCGGCAGTTGCATCGTCGGGAACTTCGTCATCGTCAGGACCGACGTCGCCGGAACCAACGTCCGCACAAAAAGCCAGGCAGGTCGAGTACCAGGAGTACACGGTGCAGTTTGGCGATACCTTGTCGGAGATCTCTGAGAAATTCCTGGGATCGCAGGGGCGCTACCGCGAAATTTACGAAGCGAATAAAGACCGCATGGCCAGCCCCGACCGTTTGCAGGTTGGCAAGGCGATTCGAATCCCGCGCGTTATTCGCTAGATCGTTCCGGCTGGTTGGACCAGGCTGGCGGCGGCACGCTGAATTCTCGCAGTTCTCCGTTTCGATCGTGCAACGCGATCTTCCATGCGTGCAGACACATCGGCGGATCATCGGTCCCCAGCGTAAAGTTCCGGCCGGTCTCGCCATCGGACAAGTACGCCGGGTCGCCCATGATTGGGTATCCCAGATGCCACAGGTGCAGACGGATCTGATTTGTACGGCCCGTTAATGGCGTGACCTTCAACACAGTCGATCCGTCGTCGCATCGATGTAGAACTTCGAATTGAGTACTCGCCGTCAGTCCATCGGCTTCGTCAATTAGCCGGAGTCCGGATTCGCCCGGACGCGACGAGATCGGTGCATCGCATTCGAATGCGTCGTCCGTCGGATGTCCGATGACTCGCGCAAGGTAGGTCTTGGAAACGGTCCGTTTTTCGAATTGCGGCTGAACGACTTTTGCCACGTTTCGTTTGCGGCACAGCACCAGCACGCCGGACGTGTTTGCGTCCAGACGGTGGACAATCAGCGGATGTTCGGGCCGGTACAGTTGATCCAGAATGTAGTGCAACGTGTTGCGATTGAAACGCCCGGACGCGTGCAACGGCAGTGGCGCGGGCTTGTTGATCACCACAAACTGGTCGTCTTCAAACACGACTTCGATGGCGTTGCTGACGTCAGGTTCGACCGTGCCAGGCAGAAGGTTTTCGAACCGTTCGCCGCCGCGGACGACGCGATCCGGTGACAGAGGCAGCGTTTCCGGCGGCGGAGACTTCTTGCGTCTTCGGCGACCGTGCCGTTCGCCCGGCACGATTTCGGACGATTCAATCTTTCGTCGCCATTCGTCGCGGTCCACCTGCGGATGCCATTCGGCGACAAAATTCAGCAGCGTATAGCCATCGAATCGCTGCGGTACGTTCAGCGGACGCTTGTTGAAGTACGGCTGACTGCCCGGCAGCGGTGAAATGATCTTCTGCAATTGAGCGTTTCGATCCTTCAGGCGATCCGCCATGATTTCGTCCGGTTCGCGATAGCAGCGCGGACATGACACTCCCGCCTCGTAGCGTTCTGATTGCTGGTCTTCCGGTGAGACGACTTCCTGGCAAACGTAGCACTGAGTGTGTTCGGTTTCCTGTAATGTTGGATCCACGGCGACTCGCTGATCAAACACGAAGCAGTCGCCGTCGTAGTGGTCGCCGCCGCATTCTTCGAAGTACTTCAGGATGCCGCCTTCCAGCTGAAACACTTTCTGAAACCCGGCCTGCTCCATATATGGCCCGGCCTTTTCGCAACGAATGCCGCCCGTGCAGAACATGACGACGGGTTCGTCCTTCAGTCGTTCCGGCAGCCGAGCAACGGCGTCGGGAAAGTCGCGAAAGTTGTCGACGCCGGCCGGGATCGCATTTTCAAACGTGCCGACTTCGATTTCATAATCGTTGCGTGTGTCCAGAAGATGGACGGGGCGACCTTCGTCCAGCCACTTTTTCAATTCCAGTGCTGGTAGCTTCGGCGAACTCCTGTTGATCGGATCCACGCCTTCGACGCCGAACGCGATGATCTCTGATTTGATTTTGATCAGCATCCGAGTGAACGGCTGGTACTCGCTAAGACTCTCCTTCACTTCCAAATCTGCAAACGCCGGATCGCGGCGAATTGTGGCCAGAAATTCGTCCATCGGCTCACGAAGTCCGGCCAGGAACAGGTTAATGCCCTCGGGGCTAAGCAGGATCGTGCCGCGCAGGTCACAGCGTTCGACCAAATCTCGCAATTCGCTTCGGCGCTGTTCAAGTTTTTCCAGGCGGACAAACTTGTAGGCCGCGATATTGACGACCGGGCTGTCAGTTGGAGTGGAAACGATTTCGGAAGCTGTGGACATGATCGGATACGACTGGAAGAAAACCTGGGACGCCGATGTTAGCGTGCCTGTTAGTGTGGAATCTGCTGAGGATACACGCGTGGGAATCGCAGGCAAAACCCAATGCGGATTCTAATCCTGTGGGAATCGCCAAGTACTTGGAATCCTGCGAGCATCTCCGTAGAATCAGGGGCTCTGTTTTACCATCAAACGGGTGATAAACTCGATCTTTTTCAAGGGAGCTGACATGAAGAAAACAGCATTGGTCGCGGCCGTATTTATTGCGGCAACAAGCCTGCTGTCTGCTGAAGACGCCGTCAACGTAACGCTGGGAATCGATGACCTCACGTCCGGCATCCCGGGGCACGGGCCACTGAAAAATGATGAACTCAAAGCCTGGCTGGACAACGAAAGCAATCATCAAACGCTAAACGTGGACCTCCCGCTCGGCATGAGCCTGGGCCGCAGCCAGATTAAAGGGCTGAAGGAAAATCCGCTCACGCGAGCCAAAATTGAGCTCGGACGCCAGTTGTATTTTGATCCGCGTCTGTCGTCTGACACAACGATCAGCTGTGCGACCTGCCACCACCCTCAGGAAGGCTATTCTCGCCACACGCGGTTTGGCGTCGGTGTTGAAGCCCTCGAAGGCGGACGAAATTCTCCCGTTAGTTATAACCGAATTCTCAGCAACGAGCAGTTTTGGGATGGCCGCGCGGCATCGCTTGAGGAGCAGGCAATTGGCCCCATCGCCAACCCCATCGAAATGGGTAACACGCACGAAAAGTGTGTTGCCGATCTGCTGAAGATCCCGGGATATAAGATGCAGTTCGACAGGATCTTTCCTGACGAAGGTCTGACCATCGACACGGCCGCGAAAGCAATTGCCTCATTCGAACGAGCCATCGTGACCGGCCCGACGCCGTACGATTATCGTGAATCATTCCGCCGCTTCGCCAATCTGGAGGCGGAAGATCTGGAGGACATGAAAGAAGACGACCCGGAACTGTATGCAGAATACGAGGAAGCGAAAAAAGCAGTCGCCGAGAACCCAATGTCGGTCAGTGCCATTCGCGGTCAGGAGCTGTTCTTCGGCAAAAAGGCTGGCTGCAGCAATTGCCATGTCGGAGCTAACCTGGCTGATGAGCTATACCACAATCTGGGGATCGGCATGGAAAAGGACGAACCAGATCTGGGTCGCTACGAAGTGACGAAGATGGAGAAAGATAAAGGTGCGTTTAAGACGCCCACCATTCGAAACGTCGCTTTGTCTGCCCCGTACATGCACGACGGAAGTCTGGCCACACTTGAGCAGACTGTCGAACACTACAACAAAGGTGGCACACCAAATAAGTGGCTTAGTGACAAGATCACGCCGCTAAAGCTGACGCCGCAGGAGAAGCTGGATCTGGTCGAATTCATGCGGGCCTGCACGGGATCGTTCCCGAAAGTTTCGCCCGGTCGATTGCCAGAATAAATCGGCATTAGAAAGTGAACAGCCGCCAACGGTATAACGTCTGTGGCGGTGTGATAGCGGTACCTCTCCCGCAGTTTGCTGTGGGAGAGGTCCATCGGATGGCGAGCATCGAGCTCGAGCTGAACTTGAGCGGCTAAGTGCAGGAGAGAACGCGATCTCCATCGCGCTTTGCCGCTCACCTGCTTAATGGGCACAGCCGCGCGAACGACACCGCGTCAGCTGCCCGCGAACGTGTTGACGGACCTTGCAGTGCATTCTCGCGAATGCTGCGCGAGTCGCGACGGCTATTATTCCCGAGTCGCTGATTTGATGAATTCGCGAAACTCAGGCTCCACTTTCTTCACCTGATCGACCGGGCCGGTCAGCTTTAGAAAATAGCCCTGGTCCGGCAGGTTGACGACAACGCCAATCATCCGCCAGCCGTCTTCCGGTTCACGTCCGAACCCGGCCGCAAAACGGCCTTCCATGTCGATCAGTGTGGCGTCGGCTTTGGCCACCTGCAGAGTCTCTGTGACTTCATCCCGAGACGCCTCAACCTGTCCACGCCAGCGGTCAAGATTCGCTTCAATGCCGCCGCCGGACCGAGACAGCGTGAGTGTCACATCGGGGCCAGCGTCGGGCATCTGGAATTTGGCGGAAATGATGCCCATCTGGAATTGAGAAAGAGCCACCTTCTCCCAGTTGGAAGGAACGACAAATTCCAGACCGTCAAAGCCCTGACGTTCTGAATCGGCCACGACTGGTGTGTCGGAAGCAGCAACGTGTTCTTCCTCAGGCGGAGCGTCGTCTGTCGCCGTTTTTACGGGTGGCACCGGCGCCTCTGAACCCGATTCGGCGCAACCGATGGTGGCGGTGCTGATCACAGTGCCCCCCACCAGCAACAACAGAATTCGCACAGGTCTCAGGCAATCAGGCATTGATCTACTTAACAGGTAAATGGGTGAAGAAAGTATGGTCCCGTCAACGAACGAGACACCCGAAAGCGTATTCGGCAGCGAACTTAGCTGTGCTGCTGGCGGTCACGCAGGCGGTGACTGACGCGGTTTAGCAGATGCAGGTCGTTGTTGCTGAGGGATTCGCGGCCATGCACGTGGATCTTCTGCAGAATGCGATCCATCTGCTCTTCTTCCCGCTGCCGTTCTTCCAGTTCGCTGTCGCGCTGCTCCTGCTCACGCTGATTTCGCCAGCGTTCGAGCACTTCTGCATGTGAGCCTGTGCTATCCGCATCCGCTCCGAAATAACCGTCACGAAGGCCGAGAGAATCAGAGAACTCATCACTGCCCGAATCACCGAAGTCATAGTCCGCAAACTCGTCCTGCGATTCGACACTCTCATACCACCGCATATTTTCGTGCAAGTGCAGCAGTAACACGAATGAAGACAGGGCCACCACCACGCTGGAGTCAACAACAAAGCCAACGACGATACCCATCAGTCCGAAAACCAGGCCCAGTCGCACCATTAAGTCCCGGCCTTCAACGTCGGCAAAGCGGGACGTCAGATAAGTTCGCAGCAGGACTCCACCGTCGAACGGCGTCACCGGAATGATGTTAATGGCAAACATCATCACATTAATCAGGAAAGCCATGCGACAGACAGTGGTCGCCAATGCTTCGCCGACCGGAATCGTGAACATGACCAGCGGATTTAGCAGTGAGGCGGCCTCCGGCAGCGGCAGTGTCAGCAAACAGCTGACGGCCAGCAACAGGTTAGTCAACGGGCCGGCCAGCATGGTCTGGACATGGTCCTGCCAGTAGCCACGTCCGTAAGGTTCTTCCAGTCCACCCAGCGGCCACAAATGGACCTCATCCATTTCACCGCCCGTCGATCGAGCGACAACAAGGTGAGCCAGTTCGTGAAGCAGCGCGCTGAAAAGCAGCAGCCCTGAGGCCAGCAGGCCATATTGCACACTGCCCAGCCGCCAGATAATGGCGAGGGCAGTCACCGGAAACAAAAAGCTGATTCGAAACCGGGAGCCACCGAGCCGGCCGACCGGGAATCCGAATGTGAGGATTGTATCGGTTGCGTACATGAACCGGATTGTAACGCGCCAGAACCCGGATGCGAGTACGTTCGGGTGAAATTTTCAATCGCGATGTTCAGCAATCTTTTCGTTTTGCCAAGGTTGTACCTCGACCTTTGAAAAGCAGCGTGGCAATTGACGGCATAAATCGGTCGGCTACGATTAGTGCTCTGAAAGCAGCCGCAAGCTGGCAAACATGAGCGGCGGTAGCAGGACCTCCCTCAATTCGTCACCAGGCCAACTGTCGGGCAAAACAGCACGTCGGTGATCAAAGAAGACAGAGCAAGAATTCGGAAAGCTGCGATTATGGAACAGGACGAAATCCTTCTTGACGCGGAAGAACGCATGGAAAAAGCGGTCGACCACTTTGCGTCGTCACTGACTGGTATCCGCACAGGCCGCGCGAATCCCGGGTTGGTCGATTCCATCAAAGTCGACTACTACGGATCACCGACGCCGCTAAAGCAAATTGCCAATGTCAGCGTCCCTGAACCTCAGCAGATCATGATTCGCCCGTTTGACGTGACGAGTCTTGATGAGATCGCAAAGGCCATTCAAAACAGCGATTTGGGTATGGCTCCCAACAACGATGGCCGAGTTGTTCGCCTGAACGTGCCGCCGTTGTCCACAGAACGCCGCACGCAGTTGGTTGGGCGAGTCAAAGAGCTGGCTGAAGAAGCGCGAGTTTCAATTCGCAACATCCGCCGAGACGCAAATAAGCACGCGGATCAGGCGGAAAAAGACAAATCGATGTCTGAAGACGACCGCGAGCAGACCAAGGAGAAAGTTCAGGAGTTGACGAAAAAGTACGAAGGAACGGTCAACAAAGATGCGGAAGCCAAAGAAAAAGAAGTCATGAACGAGTAGTGCCGTCGGAATGGTGTGCGAGTCTTGTGACGACGATGAATTTGAAAAACCACCGATCGGCCTTACGTGCCGTGATGAACTGACACAAAAGGGAATGAGTTGTCACATCCGAAACTGTTGAAAAAACTGAAGCCGGACCCAAAGCCGAAACTTTCCTGGGAAGAACGCGTCGTGTTGATGCGGCGAATGCGCAACCGACGCCGAAAGACTCGAAGCTGAATATTTCGTCTCTGGCCAACTTGCACATGTGTGAGTCAAATCCCAAGACCTCCGGCCTTATGGCGACAAACAAAACATGCCCCGCAGCATCAAGGCCGCGGGGCATTTTTGTGGACGGCCAGTCGAACGATTTTACGTAACGTACGTTAGGTGTTCTTACAGCGTTTCACGCTGACCTGTGGCCGCAGAAATCGGTAATTGTTCTACGTGGGCCGGTTGCCACGAGCCAGAACCGTCCACAACAAAACGTAAATTGCTCTAGTCACTTTCCGTCAGCTGACCGCATGCTTGATAACGACAATGACGTGCCAGACCTGCACGCCCGACTCGCGTCAACCGCTCGGTCCCGCCGCGCCGGCCGCCTGAAAAGTTCGGAAACGATTTCCGTCTCCGTCGGTGCTCTGGCGGCACTGGTTCATCTCGGAGCGTTAGACACCGCCACTCGTCACGTGCGAGAAATTCAGTGGCTGGTGCAACTGACGATGGTTTGGTTGTGCGTCAGCCGGCTGATCCGATTTGTTGACAACTTTCGACCGGCCGAAGTTTTTCGCGACATCCTGAACGCTCGATTGCCGGTTCCGGCCATCTGGCTGGTCGGGACGGTTGTGATCAAGGTCGCGGGATCTTCAGGCCATGGCGTCGGTTTGTATTGGTCTGAGATCGCCGTTGGCACTGCCGCAGTCGTCACGCTGCTGTCCGCTCTTCGACGTTTGGCCGCCGAAACTCACAATTCGGCCGTGCTACTCGCTGGATCGTTTCTGGTTGTAATCTCAATCGGCACCGCCGCGCTGAAGCTTCCCGCCTGTCGCGCGAGTGACGAAAATGGCAACGCTCAACCCGCCGCAGAGTGGGATGTTGCTTTGTTTACGGCGACCAGCGCTAGTTGCGTGACGGGGCTGATTGTGAAGCCCACGGGCAGCTACTGGAGTCCAACCGGTCACGCTGTGATCTTGTGCCTGTTCCAGATTGGTGGCCTGGGGATTCTCACCTTCGGTGCGTTTCTGGCGGTTCTCAGCGGCCGACGCGGACTTCAGTTCCGAGAAGCTCGCACGCTGCGTGAGATGCTCGACGCAGACAGCGTGCAAAGGTCACGCCGACTGCTGTTAACGATTCTGTTGTTTACACTCGTGGTCGAAGCGGTCGGCGCCGCGTCGCTGCTAAGCCTTTGGCCGGAACTGCCTTTGCTGCAACGCATCTGGCACGCCGTGTTTCATTCGGTCAGCGCGTTTTGCAACGCCGGGTTCTCACTGCGAGACGATGGCTTCCAGGGCTGGGGGACACGCTGGCCGGTGTGGGGGCCGGTCACAATGCTGATCATTCTGGGCGGCCTTGGGTTTTCCGTCGTCCACGATTTGTGGGTTTGGTGTTGGCAACATTCACGACGGCAAAAGGCGACTCCCCTGTTCCGCCGCATCGGTATGCGACCGCGGTTGAGTTTGCATTCCAAGCTTGTGCTGTGGTCCACGGTTGTGTTGCTGGCGGGCGGAGCGGTGTGCTGGTTTGTGTTGGAATCAATTCCTGCAGAAGCCGGCGGTTCCGTGTCAGCGCGAGTCGCAGACGCATGGTTTCAGTCGGTCACGTTTCGGACGGCCGGATTCAACACGGTCGACCACGCAGCGATGCAACCGGCAACCAAGCTGATGGCCATCTTCCTGATGTTTGTCGGGGCTGCCCCGGGGTCGACCGGCGGCGGCGTCAAGACGGTCGTTTTTGCAATCACGATGCTAAACATCTGGGCCGTTTTTCGAGGCCGGGACCACGTCGAAATATTTGGACGATCGATTCCCGCCAACCAGGTGTCTCGATCGC
This DNA window, taken from Fuerstiella marisgermanici, encodes the following:
- a CDS encoding LysM peptidoglycan-binding domain-containing protein, translated to MHPDRKIGVAMGILLVGVVAALFFRNEPLQDDGALTVRRERELNDRLRERDVAVYLDSDEPAPEAAEDDPSLRLEEILAQNPATRSTPVPVLRDGMAVGTTPASTPPVTQPPLRFEPPTDTIRTTDDGESESDGDAAVASSGTSSSSGPTSPEPTSAQKARQVEYQEYTVQFGDTLSEISEKFLGSQGRYREIYEANKDRMASPDRLQVGKAIRIPRVIR
- a CDS encoding sulfurtransferase produces the protein MSTASEIVSTPTDSPVVNIAAYKFVRLEKLEQRRSELRDLVERCDLRGTILLSPEGINLFLAGLREPMDEFLATIRRDPAFADLEVKESLSEYQPFTRMLIKIKSEIIAFGVEGVDPINRSSPKLPALELKKWLDEGRPVHLLDTRNDYEIEVGTFENAIPAGVDNFRDFPDAVARLPERLKDEPVVMFCTGGIRCEKAGPYMEQAGFQKVFQLEGGILKYFEECGGDHYDGDCFVFDQRVAVDPTLQETEHTQCYVCQEVVSPEDQQSERYEAGVSCPRCYREPDEIMADRLKDRNAQLQKIISPLPGSQPYFNKRPLNVPQRFDGYTLLNFVAEWHPQVDRDEWRRKIESSEIVPGERHGRRRRKKSPPPETLPLSPDRVVRGGERFENLLPGTVEPDVSNAIEVVFEDDQFVVINKPAPLPLHASGRFNRNTLHYILDQLYRPEHPLIVHRLDANTSGVLVLCRKRNVAKVVQPQFEKRTVSKTYLARVIGHPTDDAFECDAPISSRPGESGLRLIDEADGLTASTQFEVLHRCDDGSTVLKVTPLTGRTNQIRLHLWHLGYPIMGDPAYLSDGETGRNFTLGTDDPPMCLHAWKIALHDRNGELREFSVPPPAWSNQPERSSE
- a CDS encoding cytochrome-c peroxidase, which encodes MKKTALVAAVFIAATSLLSAEDAVNVTLGIDDLTSGIPGHGPLKNDELKAWLDNESNHQTLNVDLPLGMSLGRSQIKGLKENPLTRAKIELGRQLYFDPRLSSDTTISCATCHHPQEGYSRHTRFGVGVEALEGGRNSPVSYNRILSNEQFWDGRAASLEEQAIGPIANPIEMGNTHEKCVADLLKIPGYKMQFDRIFPDEGLTIDTAAKAIASFERAIVTGPTPYDYRESFRRFANLEAEDLEDMKEDDPELYAEYEEAKKAVAENPMSVSAIRGQELFFGKKAGCSNCHVGANLADELYHNLGIGMEKDEPDLGRYEVTKMEKDKGAFKTPTIRNVALSAPYMHDGSLATLEQTVEHYNKGGTPNKWLSDKITPLKLTPQEKLDLVEFMRACTGSFPKVSPGRLPE
- a CDS encoding metalloprotease, producing the protein MYATDTILTFGFPVGRLGGSRFRISFLFPVTALAIIWRLGSVQYGLLASGLLLFSALLHELAHLVVARSTGGEMDEVHLWPLGGLEEPYGRGYWQDHVQTMLAGPLTNLLLAVSCLLTLPLPEAASLLNPLVMFTIPVGEALATTVCRMAFLINVMMFAINIIPVTPFDGGVLLRTYLTSRFADVEGRDLMVRLGLVFGLMGIVVGFVVDSSVVVALSSFVLLLHLHENMRWYESVESQDEFADYDFGDSGSDEFSDSLGLRDGYFGADADSTGSHAEVLERWRNQREQEQRDSELEERQREEEQMDRILQKIHVHGRESLSNNDLHLLNRVSHRLRDRQQHS
- the frr gene encoding ribosome recycling factor — translated: MEQDEILLDAEERMEKAVDHFASSLTGIRTGRANPGLVDSIKVDYYGSPTPLKQIANVSVPEPQQIMIRPFDVTSLDEIAKAIQNSDLGMAPNNDGRVVRLNVPPLSTERRTQLVGRVKELAEEARVSIRNIRRDANKHADQAEKDKSMSEDDREQTKEKVQELTKKYEGTVNKDAEAKEKEVMNE
- a CDS encoding TrkH family potassium uptake protein → MLDNDNDVPDLHARLASTARSRRAGRLKSSETISVSVGALAALVHLGALDTATRHVREIQWLVQLTMVWLCVSRLIRFVDNFRPAEVFRDILNARLPVPAIWLVGTVVIKVAGSSGHGVGLYWSEIAVGTAAVVTLLSALRRLAAETHNSAVLLAGSFLVVISIGTAALKLPACRASDENGNAQPAAEWDVALFTATSASCVTGLIVKPTGSYWSPTGHAVILCLFQIGGLGILTFGAFLAVLSGRRGLQFREARTLREMLDADSVQRSRRLLLTILLFTLVVEAVGAASLLSLWPELPLLQRIWHAVFHSVSAFCNAGFSLRDDGFQGWGTRWPVWGPVTMLIILGGLGFSVVHDLWVWCWQHSRRQKATPLFRRIGMRPRLSLHSKLVLWSTVVLLAGGAVCWFVLESIPAEAGGSVSARVADAWFQSVTFRTAGFNTVDHAAMQPATKLMAIFLMFVGAAPGSTGGGVKTVVFAITMLNIWAVFRGRDHVEIFGRSIPANQVSRSLSMIAVGTFIVLGTTALLTIFEREPDRFLDHMYEATSAFGTVGVSAGVTYGLSTPSRLLICVVMFLGRVGPITLLLAMASPGESTRYSYPEERVSLG